The following proteins are encoded in a genomic region of Arachis ipaensis cultivar K30076 chromosome B02, Araip1.1, whole genome shotgun sequence:
- the LOC110269254 gene encoding uncharacterized protein LOC110269254 yields MFTGQRIKNIAASRNINMVTSTPYYAQANWQVEAANKILISLIKKHIGNKPRTWHEILSQVLWAYRNSPRGSTNTSPYKLVYGHDVVLPLEINLNTLRVSKQNDLPVDDYWNAIFDELNELDSERILALESMIRQKESVARSYNRRIRENYFSIGELVLKVIFPMEKKLKFLGKWSHTWEGPFQVIGLYSENAYRIKDIKSGNMIDSINEKYLKQYFCLPI; encoded by the coding sequence ATGTTTACTGGTCAGCGAATTAAGAATATTGCAGCCTCGAGAAATATCAATATGGTTACCTCAACTCCTTATTATGCGCAAGCTAATTGGCAAGTAGAGGcagcaaataaaattttgataagtCTGATCAAGAAGCATATCGGGAATAAACCTCGAACATGGCATGAAATTTTAAGCCAAGTATTATGGGCTTATCGAAATTCACCAAGGGGATCAACAAATACTTCACCTTATAAATTAGTTTATGGCCATGATGTAGTGCTACCACTAGAGATTAATTTGAATACTTTAAGAGTATCGAAACAGAATGATTTGCCAGTCGATGATTACTGGAATGCAATATTTGATGAGTTGAATGAATTGGATTCGGAGCGAATCCTGGCACTTGAGAGTATGATTCGACAAAAAGAGAGTGTTGCTCGAAGTTATAATCGTCGAATAAGAGAAAATTATTTCAGTATAGGTGAATtggttttaaaagttatttttcccatggaaaagaaattgaaattccTTGGTAAATGGTCCCATACTTGGGAAGGTCCATTCCAAGTGATAGGATTGTATTCGGAAAATGCATATCGAATTAAAGATATCAAATCGGGAAATATGATTGATTCGATTAATGAAAAATACTTAAAGCAATATTTTTGTTTGCCGATTTGA